The genomic DNA CCGGTGTGTTCGACGATGTCGGCGAGCCACTGGTGCAGCGGGTAGCGGCGGCTGGAGACGGTGAAGTACACGCTGCCGTCGGACAGCGCGACCACGTTGCTGCAGAACCGCAGCGGCTCCCCCGCCACCGAGTCGGCGAGGACGCGCACTGTACCGTCCCCCAAGTCGACGCGCAGCAGCCCGCGTTCCGCGTCGCACACCAACAGGGCGTCGTCCCCGAGGAGTTCGAGGCCGAGCGGCCTGCCGCCGGTGTCGGCGAGGGTCTCCACCCGTACCGTCTCGGGATCGCTCAGGCCGTCCAGGCGGAGGATGCGGCCGTCCTCGACGCCGGTCAGCACCCGGCCCCGGGCGTCGGCGACCACGTCCTCGGGGCCGCGGCCGCCGATCGCGACGTAGCGGCGGGCGAGCAGGGCCTCGGGTCGGTCCATGAAAGCCTCCACGGTTCGGGTCGGCGAGCGTACGCTTGCTGCTCTTCCCGGTCATCGCGGCATCCGGTCACGTTTGCCGAGCGTATTGCTGGTGACCCGGATCCCGCTGCCGGTCGGCGAGAAGGGGACCCTCATGTCACGGTCGGCCACCCACCGTGCGGGACGGTCGCGGTGAGCCGGGTGCGGGCGGTGTGGCAGAAGCTGGGGCTCGCCGAACTCAACCGGCGTGGGCGGGAGTTGGAGCTGCTGCACCGGGCCATGGGGTTCGCGACGCTGGCCCTGGTGACGCTGGCGCCGCTGCTGATCGTGGTGGCCGCGGCCGATCCCATCGGGCACGGCGGGTTCGCGCTGTGGCTGGTGGACGGCATGGACCTGTCCGGCCGCTCGGCCCGCGCGCTCACCGACGTGTTCACCCCGCCGCGCAAGGTCATCGGCACCACCAGCGCGTGGAGTGTGGCGCTGCTCGCGCTGTTCGGTCTGTCCTTCGCGTCGAGTGTGCAGAACGGCTACGAGCACGTGTGGCGTCCCACCGGCACACCCTGGCACCGCATCTGGCGGCAGCTCATCTGGCTGGTCATGCTGATGGGCTACCTGTACGCGCAGGTGCAGACCCGCAACGTCCTGGAGGGCACGCCCCGCATCCTGCTCAGCATGGCGGCCGGCCTGTTGTTCTTCTGGTGGGGCCCGCACTTCCTGCTCAGCCGTCAGGTCCACTGGCGGTATCTGCTGCCGGGCGCGCTGGCCACGATGGCGGGTCTGGTCGGGCTGCGCTGGTTCTCGTATCTGGTGTTCACCCCGCTCCTGGTCACCAACGCGGTCAGCTACGGCCCGGTCGGCACGGTCCTGGTGGTGGAGTCCTGGCTGGTCGGCGTGGGCTTCGTGCTCTACGGCGGCGCGCTGGTGGGCCGGCTGCTGTGCGAGCGGTTCGGGGACCCGGACGCGGCGTTCCGTGCGGAGTCGGAGACACCGGAGGGGGCGGACGCCGAGCAGGACACGGTGTGACGCTCGGCCCGGCGGCCGGGCTACCAGCCCTTCTCGAACATCCGGGCCACCTCGGCGATACGGACCTCGTCGCGCCGGTAGTAGGTGCGCAGCCGGATCCGCCGGGTGCGCAACAGGCCCAGGGAGACGAGGAGTTCGAGGTGGGTGTCGGCGACCTGGCGGGACACGCCCAGCTTGGCCGCCACGGCCTCCGCGGAGACTCCGGCCTCGGCGAGATGCCGATGGGCCGGGAAGTGGGCGGCCGGATCTCGCAGCCACTCCAGGATGTCCAACCGTCGCTGACCTACCGGAGTCCTCAGCATCTCGTGCCCCTCCGTCCTGCGCGCCTCGTGCCGCGTTCTCCCACTCTCCCGCAGCACGGGCTGTCGCGTCCCGGACTCGGTGGCCCTTGTCCGGGACCGAACGGTCCTGTTCGAGGGGGCCGATCGGCCCTGGTGCGCGGGGCGACGTGCGGGGCGCGGCCACACCCGTGGGACGGAACACCGGCTCCCGGGGCAGGTGATGGCCGAACCGCACCGCCGTAGCCGAACAGAACCGCACGCGCGGAAGGCCCCGGGCCGCGGGACCGGACGGCGGAAAACCGCTCGCCCGGAAGGAGGGCGTCCCCCTCCGCCCGCGGCTCGCGGCTCGCGCGGGCGGAGGGGAGTCGGGTCAGCCGTCGAGTCGCAGCACCCGCACGGCTCCGGCGGGGACCGCGAGGTCGCCCGCGGCCGGCTCGCCGGTCAGCAGCTCGGTGCCGGCGGCGCCCAGCGGCACCTTGACGTCCGAGGCGCTGTGGTTGATCACGAAGAGGAAGCCGCCCGACTCGCCTTCTCTGCGCACGACTTCGACGTCGTACGGCAGCTCGGCGCGCGGCGCGATCCGGGCGTCCTCCGTCGCCCAGCCGAGCAGGGCGTCCAGGCCGTGGGCGTCGAGGCGGGTCGACACGTACCAGGCGGTGCCCTCGCCGAGCCGGTGCCGGGTGACGGCGGGGTGGTCGGCGGTGAGCCCCTCGGCGTACGTCCACACGGTCTCGGCGCCGCGCGGGACCACGAACTCGGTCCATACGTCGCCGGTGAGTTCGGAGCCGTCGGGTCCGGTGATGCGCACCCGCTGGTCCGCCAGCAGGGGCGAGAACTCCTCGACGGTCAGGCCGAGTACGTCGCGCAGCGCGCCGGGATAGGCGCCCTCGTGGACGGCGTCGTGCTCGTCGACGATCCCGGAGAAGTAGGAGACGACGAGGGTGCCGCCCTGCTCGACGTACCGCTGGAGGTTGCGGCCGGCCGCCTCCGTCATCAGGTACAGGGCGGGTACGACGACAAGGGGATAGGCCGACAAGTCGGCTTCCGGGTGGGCGAAGTCGACCGTGAGGTGGCGGTCGTAGAGGGCCTCGTAGAAGGCGTCGGCGCGCTCGCGGGCGTCGTGGTCCTCGCTGGGGCGCCACTCCAGCTTCTGCGCCCACCACGACTGCCAGTCCCATACGACGGCCACGTCGGCCTGGGTGCGGGTGCCGCGTATCTGGCCCAACTCCTCGACGGACGAGCCGAGTTGGACGACCTCGCGCCAGACGCGGGTCTCGGTGCCGCCGTGCGGGAGCATCGCGGAGTGGAACTTCTCGGCGCCGCGCCGGGACTGACGCCACTGGAAGAACATCGCGCCGTCAGAACCGCGCGCCACGTGGGAGAGGGCGTTGCGGGCCATCTGGCCGGGGGCCTTGGCGGGGTTGCGGGGCTGCCAGTTGACGCCCGAGGTGGAGTGTTCGAGGAGCAGCCAGGGGGCGCCGCCCGCGACGGAGCGGGTGAGGTCGGCGGCCATCGCGAGGTTGACGTGGGTGCGGCGGCCGTCGGTGATCAGGTAGTGGTCGTTGGTGACGAGGTCGACCTCGCGGCCCCAGGCCCAGTAGTCGACGGACTCGCACTGGCTGAGGGCGGCCATGAAGTTGGTCGTCACCGGGATGCCGGGCGCGAGGCGGTGCAGGATGTCCCGTTCCGCGACGAAGTTCTCGCGCATCGTGGCGTCCGCGAACCGCGTGTAGTCCAGCGCCTGGGCCGGGTTGACGGCGGTCGGGGTGAGCCGGGGCGGGTTGATCTGGCCGAGGGTCGCGTACCGCTGGCCCCAAAAGGCCGTGCCCCAGGCCTCGTTGACGCCGTCGACGGTCTTGTACGTCCGGGTCAGCCAGCGGCGGAAGTGGGCGGCGCAGTTGTCGCAGTAGCAGGCGGAGACGGGTACGCCGTACTCGTTGAAGACGTGCCACAGCGCGAGGGCCGGGTGGGTGCCGTAGCGCTCGGCGAGCCGGGTGGTGATGTTCGCGGCGGCGGCGCGGTAGTCGGCGTTGCTGTGGCAGATCGCGCCGCGTGAGCCGAACTCGTAGCGGGTGCCGTCGGCGGTGACGGGCAGGGCCTCGGGGTGGGCGCGGTAGAACCAGGCGGGCGGGGCGACCGTGGGGGTGCCGAGGTCGGCGCGGATGCCGTGGGCGTGGAGGAGGTCGAGGAGGCGGTCGAGCCAGCCGAAGTCGTACACACCGGGCTCGGGTTCCAGCAGTGCCCAGGAGAAGATCCCGACGCTCACCATGGTGACGCCGGCCTCCCGCATCAGCCGGACGTCCTCCTGCCAGACGCTCTCCGGCCACTGCTCGGGGTTGTAGTCCCCACCGAAGGCGAGCCTGGTGAGGCCCTTAGGGGTGGTCTCCGGCATGGATCTCTCCCGTAGTCGATCATTTGGGAACGTGCACACAGCACGCCCTGGGGCGCCGCCCCAACATAACCGCACGCCTGCGACCGCTGACAAGTGTCCTTGATGTTTCTCTGCTGTGAACGCTCCCAGCATGGCGCTTCTGGCTCCGGGTCCGGGAGCCGTAGAGTCTGGACCATGAGCAATACGGGGGGTCGGCGCAGACCACCGACGATCCATGACGTGGCGCGCGAGGCCGGAGTTTCGCGGGGCACGGTGTCGCGTGTCCTCAACGGCGGGCACTATGTGAGCCCGGCCGCGCAGGAGGCCGTCAACGCGGCCATCCGCAGGACGGGTTACGTCGTGAACCGGCACGCCCGCTCGCTGATCACCGGGCGCTCGGACTCGGTCGGCTTCCTGCTGACGGAGCCGCAGGAGAAGTTCTTCGAGGATCCCAACTTCAACATCCTGCTGCGCGGTTGCACCCAGGCGCTGGCCGCGCACGACATCCCGCTGCTGCTGATGCTGGCCGGCACCGAGGACGAGCGGCGGCGCATCACGCGGTACATCACCTCCGGGCACGTCGACGGGGTGCTGCTGGTCTCCAGTCACTCCGGGAACCCGGTGGCGGAGGAGCTGAGCGAGGCGGGCGTACCGCTGGTCGCGTGCGGCAAGCCGATCGGGCTCGGCTCCAAGATCAGTTACGTCGCCGCGGACGACCGGGACGGCGCCCGTGACATGACCCGGCATCTGCTCTCCCTCGGCCGCCGCCGCGTCGGCATGGTCACCGGGCCGCTGGACACCCCGGGCGGTGTCGAGCGCC from Streptomyces sp. NBC_01478 includes the following:
- a CDS encoding helix-turn-helix domain-containing protein, producing the protein MLRTPVGQRRLDILEWLRDPAAHFPAHRHLAEAGVSAEAVAAKLGVSRQVADTHLELLVSLGLLRTRRIRLRTYYRRDEVRIAEVARMFEKGW
- a CDS encoding LacI family DNA-binding transcriptional regulator — its product is MSNTGGRRRPPTIHDVAREAGVSRGTVSRVLNGGHYVSPAAQEAVNAAIRRTGYVVNRHARSLITGRSDSVGFLLTEPQEKFFEDPNFNILLRGCTQALAAHDIPLLLMLAGTEDERRRITRYITSGHVDGVLLVSSHSGNPVAEELSEAGVPLVACGKPIGLGSKISYVAADDRDGARDMTRHLLSLGRRRVGMVTGPLDTPGGVERLAGYKEVLAEAGIAVDDRLVVSGDYSRLSGEKGAERLLAQVPDLDAVFVASDLMARGVLTTLERAGRRVPEDVAVGGFDDSPAALASSPELTTMRQPFDRISAEMVRVLLAQIGGEDTAAVILPTELVKREST
- a CDS encoding ribonuclease BN, yielding MSRVRAVWQKLGLAELNRRGRELELLHRAMGFATLALVTLAPLLIVVAAADPIGHGGFALWLVDGMDLSGRSARALTDVFTPPRKVIGTTSAWSVALLALFGLSFASSVQNGYEHVWRPTGTPWHRIWRQLIWLVMLMGYLYAQVQTRNVLEGTPRILLSMAAGLLFFWWGPHFLLSRQVHWRYLLPGALATMAGLVGLRWFSYLVFTPLLVTNAVSYGPVGTVLVVESWLVGVGFVLYGGALVGRLLCERFGDPDAAFRAESETPEGADAEQDTV
- a CDS encoding beta-galactosidase; translated protein: MPETTPKGLTRLAFGGDYNPEQWPESVWQEDVRLMREAGVTMVSVGIFSWALLEPEPGVYDFGWLDRLLDLLHAHGIRADLGTPTVAPPAWFYRAHPEALPVTADGTRYEFGSRGAICHSNADYRAAAANITTRLAERYGTHPALALWHVFNEYGVPVSACYCDNCAAHFRRWLTRTYKTVDGVNEAWGTAFWGQRYATLGQINPPRLTPTAVNPAQALDYTRFADATMRENFVAERDILHRLAPGIPVTTNFMAALSQCESVDYWAWGREVDLVTNDHYLITDGRRTHVNLAMAADLTRSVAGGAPWLLLEHSTSGVNWQPRNPAKAPGQMARNALSHVARGSDGAMFFQWRQSRRGAEKFHSAMLPHGGTETRVWREVVQLGSSVEELGQIRGTRTQADVAVVWDWQSWWAQKLEWRPSEDHDARERADAFYEALYDRHLTVDFAHPEADLSAYPLVVVPALYLMTEAAGRNLQRYVEQGGTLVVSYFSGIVDEHDAVHEGAYPGALRDVLGLTVEEFSPLLADQRVRITGPDGSELTGDVWTEFVVPRGAETVWTYAEGLTADHPAVTRHRLGEGTAWYVSTRLDAHGLDALLGWATEDARIAPRAELPYDVEVVRREGESGGFLFVINHSASDVKVPLGAAGTELLTGEPAAGDLAVPAGAVRVLRLDG